The following proteins are encoded in a genomic region of Stegostoma tigrinum isolate sSteTig4 chromosome 10, sSteTig4.hap1, whole genome shotgun sequence:
- the dio3a gene encoding iodothyronine deiodinase 3a, whose translation MKLLKEVVAVFILLPRFLITAFMLWLLDILCIRKRLLSKSRQQREGNADDPPLCVSDTNRMFTMDSLRAIWYGQKLDFLKSAHVGSPAPNPEVVQLRDESTVRLLDYSRGGRPLILNFGSCTUPPFMARLKSFQRLATQYADIADFLLVYIEEAHPSDGWVSTDAPYDIPKHRSLQDRLKAASLMDRENPGCLVVADTMDNSSNTAYGAYFERLYVVRNQKVVYQGGRGPEGYKISELRMWLEQYKNQSHNPSTVLIEV comes from the coding sequence ATGAAGCTCCTGAAGGAGGTGgtggctgtgttcatcctgttACCCCGCTTCCTCATCACCGCCTTCATGCTCTGGCTGCTCGATATCCTGTGCATCCGAAAGCGGTTGCTGTCTAAGAGTAGGCAACAGCGCGAAGGAAATGCCGATGATCCTCCTCTGTGTGTCTCGGACACAAACCGAATGTTTACCATGGATTCCCTCAGAGCGATCTGGTACGGCCAGAAACTGGACTTTTTAAAATCCGCCCACGTGGGTTCCCCGGCTCCAAACCCCGAAGTGGTGCAGCTGCGGGACGAGAGCACGGTCCGGCTGCTGGACTACAGCCGAGGCGGCAGGCCACTCATTCTCAACTTTGGTAGCTGCACCTGACCCCCTTTCATGGCTCGCCTCAAGTCCTTCCAGAGGCTCGCCACCCAGTACGCTGACATTGCAGATTTCCTCCTGGTCTACATCGAGGAAGCCCACCCTTCTGACGGCTGGGTCAGCACCGATGCTCCCTATGACATCCCAAAGCACCGCTCCCTGCAAGACCGCCTGAAAGCAGCCAGTTTGATGGACAGAGAGAACCCTGGCTGCCTAGTGGTCGCTGACACCATGGATAACTCTTCCAACACTGCCTACGGCGCTTACTTTGAACGGCTGTATGTCGTCCGGAATCAGAAAGTCGTGTATCAAGGAGGGAGAGGACCAGAAGGATACAAGATCTCCGAACTCAGAATGTGGCTTGAGCAGTATAAAAATCAGAGCCACAATCCCAGCACTGTCCTGATTGAAGTGTGA